The following is a genomic window from Methanococcoides sp. AM1.
CCATTTCTTCCTTGGTAGCAAGATCGGATTTGCCAAAGACTTCCTGGACCTTTGAAGAGATCTTATCTTCCAGATCTTCCTGTTGCTGCTTTCGCTTTTCGATCATATCTTCTACGAACTTCTTGCCTTCCTCCTTGTTGAATTCACCATTCTCAACAAGTTCTTTCACATACTCATCGATCTTCTCTTCGGTAATAGCGTACATACCCAGACCAAAAAGTCCTAACTTCTTCATAGTGTCTATCATCAAAATTAAACCTCCCTTAATAGAAGTTAACTTTTTTAGGATATATACTTTATGAAAAATTGTTTCAAAAAAGAATAGCGGACCGGGGCTCATGAACCTTGGCCAATAGCAGTTCACTGGCCTGCGATCTCTTCGAGGGTATGCTCAAGGTATCTTGCATCACTCATCTCGATGAATTTCCGGCAGACATCCCTTGCATCGCCATCCATGATAATGGAGCCATTCTCGAAAAGAACAGCTCGGTGTGCCACTTCCTTAACGAAATCCATGTGATGGCTAACGAGTACTATAGTTGTGCCAAAGGTTGCATTGATCCTCTTCAGTGAATTTGTCACATCCCTCAGTGTCACGGGGTCAAGGTCACCAAATGGTTCATCCAGCATGAGGATCTCAGGGGATGTTGACAGTGCAAGCGCTATGTATGCCCTGACATGTTCGCCACCGCTAATCTGGTCGGGTTTCTTGTCAAGAATATCCAATGGAAGGTCCAGTGCCTCAAAAATGGGTATTGCATACTTATCCACATCAGTGCTCAATACAGATGGGAACAGCTGTGGATAGACCTCCATCGAAAGACGCATCTTGTTAAGCGCCTGTGCCCTCTCTTCCTCACCCATATCCGGAAGCTTGTAAATGATATCCAGCATCTCGTCGGAAATGTCCATTTCCTCTGCTTTCTTTCTCGCATGTTCAAGTGCGCCGTGCATCTTCATGCTTAACCTGAACCCAATCTGCTGACGTATGGTCGAGTGGGGGGACAGGGAGAACTCCTGATGCATTATACTGATCTTTCTCCACAGTTCCAGACGCTGTCTGGTAAAACTGGACATATCAACCCACTCACCTTCATGATGGAAGGTCACATAGCCCTCTTTCGGAATTGTCAGGCCTTCCATTATCTTCAAAAATGTGGTCTTGCCTGCTCCTGATGAACCGATGAAACTTATGATCTCCCCTTTGTTGATCTCAAGGGATTGGTTCTTGATGTTAAGGACCTCACCCACACGCATCAGGACCAGCCTCTTTGAGATATTGGTTGCCCTTATACAAGGGACCTTTTCCTTTATTTCTGTCAGGTCCACCCTTGGATTCAGGTCTTTGAGGAAGTTCTTTAGAACTACCCCGGGTTCACCATCTTCAACTACCTTAGCATCCTCGATATAGATGACACGGTCTGCAAGGTATGTATGGACTTCCGGAAGATGGGATACTACAATGATAGGTATGTTCAACCGGTCCTTAAGCTTGAGGATGACATCCATGATCTCCTGCTTGGTATCGGGACCGGTCATGGTAACAGGCTCGTCAAGAAGTAAAAGACGGGGTTGGGCTGCAAGCTGGCGGGCAACGATCAAACGCTGCTTTTCACCACCGCTCAGCAGGTTTGATGAATGAAGTGCTTTTTTTTCAAGACCCACAAGACGCATATATGCCATGGATCTCTCGTAAAGTTCGTCATAATGAGGAGCATCCGGCTCAGGAAGAGCATCATAACCAACATAATGACTA
Proteins encoded in this region:
- a CDS encoding phasin family protein; amino-acid sequence: MIDTMKKLGLFGLGMYAITEEKIDEYVKELVENGEFNKEEGKKFVEDMIEKRKQQQEDLEDKISSKVQEVFGKSDLATKEEMEALHKKIEDLEELLKEKNKEE
- a CDS encoding ATP-binding cassette domain-containing protein — translated: MLRVSDIVKDYETGSGNLRVLDGVSFEVADGEILGITGKSGSGKTTLLKILRGVEPFNGGSIELDGSLITSDSGIDGSKLLGRGTAIHLQRNFGLWNGPAIENIIRRLNSHYVGYDALPEPDAPHYDELYERSMAYMRLVGLEKKALHSSNLLSGGEKQRLIVARQLAAQPRLLLLDEPVTMTGPDTKQEIMDVILKLKDRLNIPIIVVSHLPEVHTYLADRVIYIEDAKVVEDGEPGVVLKNFLKDLNPRVDLTEIKEKVPCIRATNISKRLVLMRVGEVLNIKNQSLEINKGEIISFIGSSGAGKTTFLKIMEGLTIPKEGYVTFHHEGEWVDMSSFTRQRLELWRKISIMHQEFSLSPHSTIRQQIGFRLSMKMHGALEHARKKAEEMDISDEMLDIIYKLPDMGEEERAQALNKMRLSMEVYPQLFPSVLSTDVDKYAIPIFEALDLPLDILDKKPDQISGGEHVRAYIALALSTSPEILMLDEPFGDLDPVTLRDVTNSLKRINATFGTTIVLVSHHMDFVKEVAHRAVLFENGSIIMDGDARDVCRKFIEMSDARYLEHTLEEIAGQ